One genomic segment of Catalinimonas alkaloidigena includes these proteins:
- a CDS encoding DUF4856 domain-containing protein, with the protein MKNALKYWFIIAGLCLMASCEDDGEDVSYSLPETYNFENVNYSGQTTRLDMMAEMTTYMKTGNEGAVLDAQKLKNMYANLNNPFENSGLNTASKDLKSKTFELDRSMFEGFMEALAEASTATQEGSNGVAGVVSSNDGSKKYLMDENGVEYTQVIEKGLMGAVFYYQATAVYFSEEKIGPAVDNTEITEGEGTAMQHHWDEAFGYLGVPQDFPSNTEDARFWGKYGNDRNDLLETNTIMNDFIKGRAAIVNGDMDTKYEMVNSIRNKWEMISAGTAIHYINSALNNFADDALRNHALSEAWAFVQSLKYNPDRRISLDQIEEIQQLLGNNFYEVSTADLNGAKDLLAELYEMESIQNDL; encoded by the coding sequence ATGAAAAACGCACTGAAATACTGGTTCATAATAGCTGGCTTATGTTTAATGGCATCCTGTGAAGATGATGGAGAAGATGTTTCTTACAGTCTACCTGAAACCTACAACTTTGAAAATGTAAACTATAGTGGACAGACTACTCGTCTTGATATGATGGCCGAGATGACTACCTATATGAAGACCGGTAACGAAGGCGCCGTTCTGGATGCACAAAAACTCAAAAATATGTATGCGAATCTCAATAACCCATTTGAGAATTCTGGGCTAAATACTGCTTCAAAAGATTTGAAAAGTAAAACTTTTGAGCTTGACCGGTCCATGTTTGAAGGCTTTATGGAAGCTCTGGCTGAAGCCAGCACAGCTACACAGGAAGGGAGTAATGGCGTAGCAGGAGTAGTTAGCTCCAATGACGGCAGTAAAAAATACCTGATGGATGAAAATGGTGTAGAATATACCCAGGTGATAGAAAAAGGACTGATGGGGGCAGTTTTTTACTACCAGGCTACTGCTGTGTATTTCAGTGAAGAAAAAATTGGGCCAGCAGTTGACAATACCGAAATTACCGAAGGTGAAGGCACTGCCATGCAGCACCATTGGGACGAGGCATTTGGCTATCTGGGGGTTCCTCAGGATTTCCCTTCCAATACCGAAGATGCCCGGTTCTGGGGTAAGTATGGTAACGACAGAAATGATCTGCTGGAGACCAATACCATCATGAATGACTTTATCAAAGGCCGTGCTGCCATTGTCAACGGGGATATGGATACCAAGTACGAAATGGTCAACAGCATCCGCAATAAATGGGAAATGATCTCAGCAGGAACAGCTATCCATTATATCAATAGTGCGCTCAATAATTTTGCAGATGATGCTTTAAGAAATCATGCCCTTTCCGAGGCCTGGGCTTTTGTGCAAAGCCTTAAATACAATCCCGACAGACGAATCAGCCTGGATCAAATTGAAGAAATACAGCAGCTATTGGGTAATAACTTTTATGAGGTTAGCACTGCTGATTTGAATGGTGCCAAAGACCTTCTAGCGGAGCTCTATGAAATGGAAAGTATCCAAAACGATCTGTAG
- a CDS encoding VCBS repeat-containing protein — protein sequence MRYCLHLLLCLSLCISCLEREQVDNAPTTFEALSVSQTSINFTNEIVENDTLNYFSFPYLYMGGGVAIGDVNNDGFADIYLTGNMVENKLYLNTGSQSKQGPEFIDISAEAGVSGDDRWYTGASMLDINHDGWLDIYVCVSGKYGTTKNQLYINNGLSEEEVAQAKYPGFTESAEAYGLDDASPSIHATTLDYDGDGLLDIFVANYPLVQVSQGNLYYKELMDRNDWKDSGHLYKNLGNSKFKDVSAKAGVQNYGLTLGIIAADLNNDGWQDLYLSNDFNVPDYLYLNQQNGTFKEVLREASNQTSMFGMGADAADFNNDGLLDILQVDMTPEDYKRAKTNMASMSPESFYQAVELGMHYQYMQNSLQLNNGVFADNTPFFSNIARKTGVAATDWSWGALFADLDNDGWKDIIITNGMKRDVNDNDANLQIEDGSFFGDKLNLDYHLLPSHPIENYAFRNQHGEKNEFAFANVGESWKLNHQGFSNGIAYADLDNDGDLDVVVNNLNEPSSVFLNQTNASQNYIRFHLNGSVTNPLGIGSRIKVNYQGQEQTQELTLSRGFQSSVEPVLHFGLGQVEQLDRVEIIWPDGKTQLLENVQANQLLRLNYDVADHAQKSKKTNQPSHFVDISEASDLNFIHREDEYDDFAIEPLLPHKNSQQGPGLAVGDVNNDGLEDFFIGNASGQSAAMYLQTSSARFEEMPGPWQNDKDQEDTGALLFDADQDGDIDLCVVSGGNDVNKADAYYQDRLYINTTEGFVKHMEALPQFGISGKVVEVADYDQDGDLDLFIGGRLVPGKYPYPASSKILRNEGGRDHKLRFVDVTEEVAPFLKDFGLVSTALWDDFNGDQQPDLIVAGEWMPVRFLQNDKGHFTDVSQHLGLENTRGWWFTIEKADLDQDGQMDYLLGNLGLNYKYKTKPDAPFTVYAHDFDENGSTDIVLSYEKDNKKVPLRGRECSSQQVPAISKRFTTYEDFANASLEEIYGARMLDQALTYEVDRFDHIWLRKETDGTYSQHPLPAHFQLSSINDFEAIPFEEDTFPEFITAGNLYPSEVETPRNDAGIGLVLKSCEDGMEAISPAKSGLFVRGEVKQIKFITLANGKKALLFAINNGNLRLIEYLPQSEKILADIRH from the coding sequence ATGAGATACTGTTTACACCTTTTACTTTGTCTTTCTCTCTGCATTTCGTGTCTAGAGCGGGAGCAGGTGGATAATGCGCCTACTACTTTTGAGGCATTATCTGTTAGCCAGACGTCCATCAACTTTACAAATGAAATTGTAGAGAATGACACGCTCAACTATTTCAGCTTTCCCTACCTGTACATGGGTGGCGGGGTGGCTATAGGCGATGTTAACAACGATGGCTTTGCCGATATATATTTAACAGGCAATATGGTAGAAAACAAGCTTTATCTCAATACCGGTAGCCAAAGTAAGCAGGGGCCTGAGTTTATTGACATCAGTGCCGAGGCTGGGGTAAGTGGTGATGATCGCTGGTATACCGGTGCCAGCATGCTGGATATTAATCATGATGGCTGGCTGGATATATATGTGTGTGTCTCCGGAAAGTACGGCACTACCAAAAACCAGCTTTACATTAACAATGGGCTTAGTGAAGAGGAAGTGGCTCAAGCTAAATACCCTGGCTTTACTGAATCAGCAGAAGCCTACGGACTGGATGATGCAAGCCCTTCAATTCATGCGACTACTTTAGACTACGATGGTGATGGTTTGCTGGATATTTTCGTAGCCAACTATCCGCTGGTGCAGGTGAGCCAGGGAAACCTCTACTATAAAGAGCTGATGGACAGAAACGACTGGAAAGACTCTGGTCATCTCTATAAAAATCTGGGTAATAGTAAGTTTAAAGATGTGAGCGCTAAGGCAGGCGTTCAAAATTACGGGCTTACGCTGGGCATAATAGCAGCGGACCTTAACAATGATGGATGGCAGGATTTGTACCTCTCCAATGACTTCAATGTGCCCGACTATCTCTATCTCAATCAGCAAAACGGGACTTTCAAAGAAGTACTGCGGGAGGCTAGCAATCAGACCTCTATGTTTGGCATGGGTGCTGATGCCGCTGATTTTAACAATGATGGTTTGCTGGATATTTTACAGGTAGACATGACGCCGGAAGATTACAAACGAGCTAAAACCAATATGGCAAGTATGAGCCCGGAATCTTTCTATCAGGCAGTAGAATTGGGCATGCACTACCAATACATGCAGAACAGCCTGCAGCTAAATAATGGAGTTTTTGCAGACAACACCCCATTCTTCAGTAACATAGCTCGTAAGACAGGGGTGGCTGCAACGGACTGGAGTTGGGGGGCGCTATTTGCAGACCTGGATAATGATGGCTGGAAAGACATCATCATTACCAATGGGATGAAGCGCGACGTAAATGACAATGATGCGAACCTACAGATAGAAGATGGTAGCTTTTTTGGAGATAAGCTCAATCTGGATTATCATTTGTTACCCAGCCATCCTATTGAAAACTATGCTTTCAGGAATCAGCATGGAGAGAAGAATGAGTTTGCTTTTGCTAATGTAGGAGAAAGTTGGAAGCTCAACCATCAGGGGTTTTCCAATGGTATCGCCTATGCTGATCTGGATAATGATGGTGATCTGGACGTGGTGGTTAACAATCTGAATGAACCATCTTCCGTATTTCTCAATCAAACCAATGCCAGCCAGAACTATATTCGCTTTCATTTGAATGGTTCAGTGACTAACCCTCTCGGCATAGGCAGTCGAATCAAAGTAAATTATCAAGGGCAAGAACAAACTCAGGAGCTTACCCTTTCCAGAGGTTTTCAGTCTAGCGTAGAGCCAGTTTTACACTTTGGCCTGGGTCAGGTAGAACAGCTAGATAGGGTAGAAATAATTTGGCCGGATGGTAAGACACAACTATTGGAGAACGTACAAGCCAATCAGTTACTAAGGCTCAATTATGATGTAGCCGATCATGCGCAGAAAAGCAAAAAAACTAATCAACCATCTCATTTCGTAGATATTAGCGAGGCGTCAGACCTGAACTTCATTCACCGGGAAGATGAGTATGATGACTTTGCAATTGAGCCATTGCTCCCTCATAAAAACTCACAGCAAGGGCCCGGACTGGCCGTTGGGGATGTGAATAATGATGGGCTGGAAGATTTTTTTATAGGAAATGCTTCAGGTCAATCTGCTGCCATGTACCTGCAAACTTCAAGTGCCAGGTTTGAAGAAATGCCAGGACCCTGGCAAAATGACAAGGACCAGGAAGATACTGGTGCTTTGCTATTTGACGCCGATCAGGACGGAGATATAGACCTCTGCGTGGTAAGTGGGGGTAATGATGTCAATAAAGCTGATGCATATTATCAAGATCGCTTGTATATCAATACCACTGAGGGCTTTGTAAAGCACATGGAGGCACTACCTCAGTTTGGCATTAGTGGTAAAGTAGTAGAAGTAGCAGACTATGATCAGGATGGAGATTTAGATCTTTTTATAGGGGGGCGGCTTGTTCCCGGAAAGTACCCTTACCCGGCTAGCAGTAAGATTTTACGAAATGAAGGTGGACGTGATCATAAGCTCCGTTTTGTAGATGTGACTGAAGAAGTAGCTCCTTTTCTTAAAGATTTTGGCCTGGTAAGCACTGCCCTTTGGGATGATTTTAACGGGGATCAGCAGCCTGATCTGATAGTCGCCGGGGAATGGATGCCCGTACGCTTCTTACAAAATGATAAAGGCCACTTTACAGATGTGAGTCAGCATCTTGGCCTGGAAAATACGCGAGGCTGGTGGTTTACTATAGAAAAAGCTGATCTGGATCAGGATGGGCAGATGGACTATCTGCTGGGGAATCTTGGCCTGAACTACAAGTATAAAACTAAGCCAGATGCTCCTTTTACTGTTTATGCCCATGACTTTGATGAAAATGGCAGCACTGATATTGTCCTGAGCTATGAAAAAGACAATAAAAAGGTGCCACTCAGGGGGAGAGAGTGTTCTTCTCAGCAGGTACCAGCCATCAGTAAAAGGTTCACTACCTACGAAGACTTTGCTAATGCCAGCCTGGAAGAAATCTACGGAGCACGTATGCTGGATCAGGCACTTACCTATGAAGTTGACAGGTTTGACCACATCTGGCTGAGAAAAGAAACCGATGGAACTTACTCCCAACACCCATTACCAGCACATTTTCAGTTATCTTCCATCAACGATTTTGAAGCTATTCCCTTTGAAGAGGATACGTTCCCGGAGTTTATAACTGCTGGAAATCTCTATCCTTCAGAAGTAGAAACGCCCAGAAATGATGCGGGCATAGGCTTGGTACTCAAAAGTTGTGAAGATGGTATGGAAGCAATTTCTCCGGCGAAGAGTGGGTTGTTTGTCAGAGGAGAAGTGAAACAAATAAAGTTTATCACTTTGGCTAATGGAAAAAAGGCGCTACTCTTTGCAATTAATAATGGAAATCTCCGGCTTATAGAATACCTCCCTCAATCAGAGAAAATTTTAGCTGATATTAGACATTAA
- a CDS encoding glycerophosphodiester phosphodiesterase, whose product MINPLYFKLVFLLLFTLSTPTVSYAQLPTKGLCAHRGAMDTHPENTLPAFQAAIDAGAHMIEFDVWLTSDGQMVVIHDATVDRTTDGSGKVANLSLEEIKKLDAGSWKAPEFSGVRIPTLEETLSILPYNIWLNIHIKAEGKLPLMIAKTIKEKNRMHQSFLACSESAASAVKEVYPEMRWCNMDRRNTTEKYVDQTIRHNADFLQFPKTGPAITAQHIEKLKSHGVSINYYKADTIEEVNKLLQMGVDFPLVNNIVEYMQHANEFGLRSVEPLFSHE is encoded by the coding sequence ATGATCAATCCTCTGTATTTTAAGCTAGTCTTCCTGCTGCTTTTTACACTTAGTACCCCAACAGTATCTTATGCGCAATTACCTACCAAGGGATTATGTGCTCACAGGGGCGCTATGGATACGCATCCAGAAAATACCCTTCCGGCCTTTCAGGCTGCCATTGATGCCGGTGCCCACATGATAGAATTTGATGTTTGGCTTACGAGTGATGGACAAATGGTAGTGATACACGACGCAACGGTAGACCGTACTACTGACGGTAGTGGCAAAGTAGCAAACTTAAGCCTGGAAGAAATCAAGAAGCTGGACGCGGGCAGTTGGAAAGCGCCCGAATTTAGCGGAGTACGAATTCCAACACTTGAAGAAACCCTCTCTATTTTGCCTTATAATATCTGGCTCAATATCCATATTAAAGCAGAAGGAAAACTCCCCTTAATGATCGCTAAAACGATAAAGGAAAAAAACCGCATGCATCAGTCTTTTCTGGCCTGCAGTGAATCGGCAGCCTCGGCAGTGAAAGAAGTGTATCCTGAGATGCGCTGGTGCAATATGGATCGTAGAAATACCACTGAAAAATATGTAGATCAAACTATCCGGCATAATGCTGACTTTCTGCAATTTCCTAAAACTGGTCCTGCGATCACCGCTCAGCATATTGAAAAGTTAAAATCTCATGGTGTCAGTATCAATTATTATAAAGCGGACACCATAGAAGAAGTAAACAAACTCTTACAGATGGGAGTAGATTTTCCATTGGTCAATAATATCGTGGAGTACATGCAGCATGCAAATGAATTTGGGCTTAGGTCAGTAGAGCCTCTCTTCTCCCATGAGTGA
- a CDS encoding imelysin family protein: MQTHKIYFVLLLTFFSACDDTDPVGDKVNFDREAMLVNMADGLIIPAYAEFTVKVNQMDEAIIGFSDSPSAGTLENVQSALLDAWKVWQYVAYFEFGPAMEVNLRNQVNIFPTDTEKITANIQQGDYDLDAASNAAAKGFPALDYLLFGVGETQGEILTYYADANLAAARKAYLQNLSTQIKELSTTVNQRWQEYRAEFVSNLGTEVGSSTGLLVNELNYEYDIIIKNGKVGIPAGKKSLGVTRPENVEALYSGKSLAFIEAGLQAFHEIFTGTTYQNKQNQSGMEDYLDALDATYQGAPLSDAIINQLNDGIGATSEVSLPLAEAVNEEKEAVDQAYLEIQRLVALIKVDMTSALGVLITFQDNDGD, encoded by the coding sequence ATGCAAACTCATAAAATTTACTTTGTACTCCTTTTAACTTTTTTCAGTGCCTGTGATGATACTGACCCGGTAGGTGATAAGGTGAATTTCGACCGGGAAGCCATGTTGGTCAATATGGCTGATGGTCTAATTATTCCTGCCTATGCTGAATTTACTGTCAAAGTAAACCAGATGGATGAAGCAATCATTGGGTTTTCAGACAGTCCCTCCGCAGGCACGCTTGAGAATGTCCAATCTGCCCTGTTAGATGCCTGGAAAGTTTGGCAGTACGTAGCTTACTTTGAATTTGGTCCGGCAATGGAGGTTAATCTGCGTAATCAGGTGAACATCTTTCCTACTGATACGGAAAAAATCACTGCCAATATTCAGCAAGGAGATTATGATTTGGATGCCGCCAGCAATGCTGCCGCCAAAGGTTTTCCTGCGCTGGATTATCTGCTATTTGGTGTAGGAGAAACACAAGGTGAGATCTTAACTTATTATGCGGATGCCAACTTGGCAGCTGCCCGTAAAGCTTATCTTCAGAACTTATCTACTCAAATCAAGGAGTTGAGCACTACTGTTAACCAGAGATGGCAGGAGTACAGAGCTGAGTTTGTGAGCAATCTGGGTACTGAGGTAGGAAGTTCTACCGGATTACTGGTCAATGAACTTAATTACGAATATGACATCATCATTAAAAACGGAAAAGTAGGTATTCCGGCAGGTAAGAAATCTTTGGGTGTAACACGTCCTGAGAATGTAGAAGCTCTTTATAGCGGAAAATCTTTAGCTTTTATAGAAGCAGGTCTACAGGCTTTTCATGAGATTTTTACAGGAACCACCTATCAAAACAAGCAGAATCAGTCTGGGATGGAGGATTATCTTGACGCATTAGATGCTACCTACCAAGGAGCCCCCCTCTCTGATGCCATCATCAATCAGTTGAATGATGGTATAGGCGCTACTAGTGAGGTGAGCTTACCTTTAGCAGAAGCAGTAAATGAGGAGAAAGAGGCAGTAGACCAGGCTTATCTGGAAATTCAGCGTTTGGTAGCCCTGATTAAAGTGGATATGACTTCCGCCCTTGGCGTACTGATCACTTTCCAGGATAATGATGGTGACTAA